In the genome of Massilia sp. W12, the window CTCACCGTTTCATCCGGCAAACTCAGATGCACTGCGCAGCACAGCAGCGTGCCGGGCTGGCAGTTTTGCAAAAAGGCTTTGAACAGGGCTTCATTGCGGTACGGCGTTTCAATGAAGAGCTGGGTTTGCTTTTCCTGGCGTGAGCGCAGTTCCAGCTCGCGCATGCGTTTGGCGCGCTGCGCCGCGTCTTGCGGCAGGTAGCCGTGAAAGGCGAAGCTTTGGCCGTTCATGCCGCTCGCCATGACTGCCATCAACAGCGAAGAGGGGCCAACCAGGGGACGCACCGTTACGCCTTTTTGATGCGCCAGACGCACCAGCGCGCTGCCGGGATCGGCCACTGCCGGCACCCCGGCTTCTGAGATCAAGCCGCCGTCCTGACCGTCCAGAATCGGTTGCAGCAGTTGCGGCAGCTGCGCCGCCTCCGTTTGCACATTCAGCTCGGCAATGCGGATTTCCTGCAGCGGGCGGGCCAGGGGATGTTGTTGCGACAGCAGTTTTAAATGGGCGCGCGTGGTTTTTGCGTTTTCCGCCACAAAATAGGGCAGGCGCGCCGTCAGCGCTTGCACTTGCTGCGGAATGATCCAGTCCAATTGTTGCGCCGGATCTTGCGCCGGCAAACCGAGTGAGTGCGGGATCAAATATAAAATGCCGGGCATCATCCTGGCTTCCTCAGTTGGGTTGGCCCTGGCACACCGTTTTCCGGCTTCCCGGCTGGGCGCAACGACGGCGCAGACGCATCTCTGCCAGCAGGCGCAAGAACGCTGGTGAGTCGGAAAACAAGGAATCGGGACAGTAGCGCATTCAGCCAATAGATGAATGTGTTGTTTGCAGGAAATTTCAATATATTCATATGGTTATCGAAGCCTAAAAGCGGTCAGCTGAGGAAGCCGGGATCATACATCCAGACCGAAAAAAGGCATGCCGCGCGCGCGCAACATGCTGCATAACGCGATCAGCGGCAGGCCGGTTAAGGCGCTCGGGTCGCGATTATCGATTTCTTCAATCAAGGCGATGCCAAGTCCTTCATTTTTTGCGCTGCCGGCGCAGTCATATGGCTGTTCCAGATGCAGATAGGCATCCAGCTCGGCATCCGGCAAATTGCGCATGCGCACCGTGACCGTGATGTTTTCAGCCTGCACATGGGCCGGCGCACAGCGCGTGTCGAGCAGGCATAAAGCCGTGTGGAATTGCACTGTCTGGCCGCGCATGAATTGCAATTGCGCCAGTGCGGCGGCATGCGCGCCGGGTTTGCTCAGACGCTGGCCATGCAAGGTTGCGACTTGATCCGAGCCGATGATCAGGCTGTCGGGGAATTGCGCCGCCAGATGCTGCGCCTTGGCCTGCGCCAGGCGCAGCGCGGTTTGCTCAGGCGCTTCGCCGGGCAGTGCGCTTTCATCGATATCCGGGGCTTGCGCGACGAAAGGCAGGCGCAGGCGGCGCAGCAATTCAGCGCGGTAAGCAGAGCCTGAAGCCAGCACCAGGCGTGGCAGGGAAGAAGGATTGGACATGGCTTTCAAATGGGAAACAGGGTAGAATCATGCGCTGCATAAAAAAAGCCGGGCAGACTTTGACGCATGCATGGTTTTCCTGTTATTATCGCAGGTTTTCCGGATCTGGCGAAGCCGGCCTGCGTCTCGCCTGGCAAAATACCATGGATGATCTGATATTCGACCCTTATGCTTTTGCACGCCAACATCTGCGGCGCGAAGGCAGTTTCAAATTGCGCGAATTGACGCGCCTGGCGGCGGAGTCTGTGCCGCACACTGATTTGGAGCGCAGTTTGCAGTGGTCTTTGCAGGGCGGAGTGGATAAAGAGCATGATTTGCCTTTGATTTCCATGCAGGTCAGCGGTCAGCTCGAATTGCAGTGTCAGCGTTGCCTGAAGCCGTTTTTATGGACGCTGGACTCAAGCAGCACCCTGGTGTTGGCGCGCGATGAAGCGCATGCCGATGAGCTGGAAGAAATGCTCGATGACGACAGCCTGGATGTGCTGGCGCTTGAGCAGCAAACCCCGATTATGCAATTGATCGAAGATGAGGCGCTGTTGGCGCTGCCGCTCTCGGCGCGGCATGAGGTGTGCCCGGATGGCAACCCGCTCGATCAGTTGGATGATGCGAAAGAATCTCCGTTTGCAGCTTTGCAAAAGCTCAAACAACATTGATAAGACCGGATGCGGGGCGTATGGATCAGCCCCGGCGGCGGCCCCAGGCTACGGGTGGCGCACATCAGGCGCACGCGATGACTGCAAGCGTGTCAGGATTTTGCAGCAGAGAAGATGCGTCAAATGGCGCATTGCTTGTGTTAAAATTTCAAATCTTTTGGATTAGGAGCTGTCATGGCTGTTCAACAAAACAAGAAATCGCCGTCCAAGCGCGGCATGCATCGTTCGCACGACTTCCTGGTGGCTACGCAAACCGCGATTGAGCCGACCACTGGCGAAGTGCATCTGCGTCACCACATCAGCCCGAACGGTTACTATCGTGGCCGTAAAGTGCTGAAGACCAAGAACGACGAATAAGCATTTCTGCGGGCGCTTTATGCGCCCGCCGTCATTTGCAGCCAGGCTTGGCTTGGCGCATTCCCCATCTCAGCGATTGTCCAAGCGCCATGAAGCAGCCTGCAGCCGGTCCGGTTTGTCTGTCCTGTCACGCCTGCTGCGCTTGCATTGCAGAATCAAAATATGACAATCAAAATCTCGATTGACTGTATGGGCGGGGATCATGGCCCCTGCGTCACCGTACCGGCTGCGCTTGCATTTGCCAATGCAGAGCCGGATGCTGAATTGATCCTGGTCGGTAAACAGGATGCAATCGAAGCTGAACTCATCAAGCTTAAAGCCCAATCCCACCCCCGACTCTCCATTCTGCCCGCCAGTGAAGTGGTGGAAATGGATGACACCCTCGAAGTCGCCTTGCGGCGCAAAAAAGATTCCTCGATGCGGGTCGCCATCACCCAGGTGAAAAATGAGCAAGCCCATGCCTGTGTGTCCGCCGGCAATACCGGGGCCTTGATGGCGATTGCGCGGTATGTCCTGAAAACCCTGTCCGGGGTGGATCGTCCTGCGATTTGCAGCGTGTTGCCGAATCAAAAAGACGGCCCGACCTATATGCTGGATCTGGGCGCGAATGTCGATTGCGAACCGCACCATTTGCACCAGTTTGCGATTATGGGAACAGTGCTTGTGCGCGCCATGGAAAATGTGGCGCAGCCTGCCATCGGCTTATTGAATGTCGGCGCGGAAGATATCAAGGGCAATGATCTGGTCAAGCAAACCGCGCGCTTATTGCAAGCGGACCATGAAAAAGGTCTGCTCAATTTCTATGGCAATGTTGAAGGCAATGATATTTTCGCCGGCACGACTGATATCGTGGTGTGCGATGGCTTTGTCGGCAATGTCACGCTCAAAGCATCTGAAGGGTTGGCGCGACTGGTTAAGAGTGTGCTGACTGCCGAATTCAAACGCACCTGGCTGAATATGTTGGGGGCCTTGATTGCGCGTTCGGCATTGGCGGCGATCTCGCGCCGTTTGAATCCTTCGCGTTATAACGGTGCCTGTTTACTCGGGTTGCGCGGCCTGGTATTTAAAAGCCATGGCAGCGCGGATGCGTATTCATTTGAATGGGCGATCCGGCGCGCATATGAGGCAGCCAAATACAATTTGCTTTCGCATATTTCCAGCTCAATCGCCGAGTTGATTCCACAGCCTGCTGCAAATTCCCCGCCTGCGGATATAATCGCGTAATTTCCAATAGGCAAAAAGAGGGACGACATGGCGCGCTACAGCAAAATTCTGGGCACCGGCAGTTATCTGCCAGACAGACGGGTGACCAATCAAGATCTGGCGGCGCAACTGGCGGCAAAAGGCATCGAAACGTCCGATGAATGGATCGTTTCGCGCAGCGGTATTTCTGCGCGCCATTACGCGGCGCCCGGACAGCTGGCCTCCGATCTGGCGCTGCAAGCCGCGCAACGCGCGCTTGCGATGGCGGCGCTGTCCGCCGATCAGGTTGACCTCATCATTTTCGCCACCTCGACCCCCGATTTCCTCGGCGGCTTTCCCAGCACCGCCTGCGTCTTACAGCAAAAACTCGGCATCCGGAATCACTGCGGCGCCTTCGATGTGCAGGCCGTGTGCAGTGGCTTTATTTATGCACTGACCGTGGCTGACAGCATGATCAGAAGCGGTGTGCATAAGAATGTGCTGGTGGTTGGCGCGGAAGTGTTTTCCCGGATTTTGAATTTTGATGACCGCACTACCTGTGTGTTGTTTGGCGATGGCGCCGGGGCGATTTTGCTGGGCGCTTCAGAGCAGCCGGGTTTGCTCTCCTGTCGTGTGCATGCGGATGGGCAGCACACGGATATTTTGTGTGTCCCCGGTCAGGTTTCCGGCGGTGCGCTGGAAGGCAGCGCCTTTTTGCATATGGATGGTCAGGCGGTGTTCAAGCTGGCGGTGACAGTGTTAGAGCAGGTTGCGCATGAAGTTTTGCAGGCGGCCGATATGCAGGCTGCGCAAGTGGATTGGTTGATCCCGCATCAAGCGAATATCCGCATCATGAAAGGCACAGCCAAAAAACTGGGCCTGCCCTTGGATCGTATGGTGGCGATGGTGGCCCAACATGGCAATACCTCCGCCGCCTCGATTCCCCTGGCGCTGGATTGCGCGGTGCGCGATGGCCGCATCCAGCGCGGTCAGCATGTGTTGATGGAGGGTGTGGGCGGCGGCTTCACCTGGGGCGCCGCGCTGGCCCGCTTTTGAGATTCCTGCACAGGAATTGTGTTTGAACGAAGGATGCAGATGAAGAATTTCGCGTTTGTCTTTCCCGGCCAAGGTTCGCAAGCCGTCGGCATGTTGAATGGCTTTGCTGATAATCAGGCGGTGGCGCAAACGGTGGCGCAAGCTTCCGATATTCTGCGCCAGGACTTGGCGCAGTTGATTGCGCAAGGCCCGAAAGAAGAATTGGACATCACCACGAATACCCAGCCTTTGATGCTGACCGCCGGGGTGGCGTTTTTCCGCGCCTGGCAGGCAGCCGGCGGCGCGCTGCCAAATGTGGTGGCCGGGCACAGCCTGGGCGAATACGCTGCGCTGGTGGCGGCTGGCGTATTGCAGTTTGAAGATGCGCTGCCGCTGGTGCGCTATCGCGCCGGCGTGATGCAGGAAGCCGTGCCGCTTGGCGCGGGCGGCATGGCGGTGGTGCTCGGCTTGTCCGATGAGGCCGTGCAGCAAGCCTGCGCCGCTGCGCAGCAAGCCTGTCCCGGTCAGGTAGTGGAAGCGGTGAATTTCAATGCGCCGGCGCAAGTTGTGATTGCCGGCCACAATGAGGCCTTGGATGCGGCCTGCGCCAAAGCCAAAGAGCTTGGCGCCAAGCGTGCGATGCGCTTGCCGGTTTCCGCGCCTTTCCATTCCTCACTGCTGCAGCCCGCCTCGCAAAAATTGCAGGCGTATATGCAGGATATCAGCTTCAGCGCGCCGCAGATTCCCTTAATCAATAATGTGGATGTTTGCGTGGAATTTGATCCGGCGGCGATTCGCGCCGCATTGGTGCGCCAGGCCGCCAGCCCGGTGCGCTGGGTGGAAACGCTGCAGGCCATGGATGCAATGGGCGTGACGCATGTGATCGAATGCGGGCCGGGCAAAGTATTGCATGGCTTGAATAAGCGCATCGTGCCGGAAATTGTTTCGGATGCGCTGTTGGATGCAGACAGTATGGCGCGCATTGCCGCGCTGCTGGCGGATTAATACGGGGGGGAAGTGAATGAATTTGCAAAATGAAGTGGCATTGGTGACCGGCGCTTCGCGCGGCATCGGACGTGCGATTGCGCAGGAATTGGCGCGCCAGGGCGCGCGCGTGGTCGGCACCGCGACCAGCGAAAGCGGCGCGGAAGCGATCAGTGCGGCTTTGCGTGAAGTGCGGCCGGACGCCGGATTCGGCATGGTCTTGAATGTGACTGACGCGGCGGCATGTGAAGCGGTGGTGGCGCGCGTGCAAAAAGAATTCGGCAGCCTCTCAGTGCTGGTGAATAACGCCGGGATTACCGCCGACCAATTGGCTGCGCGCATGAAGGATGATGAATGGGAGCGGGTGATCGCCACCAATCTGAGCGCAGTGGGACGCATGTCGCGCCTGGTGTTGCGCGGCATGATGCGCGCCAAACATGGCCGCATCATCAATATCACTTCAGTGGTGGCCAGCTCCGGCAATCCGGGACAGATCAATTATTGCGCTGCGAAAGCCGGGGTTGAGGGTATGAGCCGCTCGCTGGCGCAGGAAATCGGCAGCCGCAATATCACCGTCAATTGCATTGCGCCGGGCTTTATTGATACCGATATGACGCGCGCGCTGACAGAAGAGCAAATCGCCGCGCTGTTGCAAAAGATTCCGCTGGCGCGCTTTGGGCAACCTGAAGACATCGCCGCCGCCTGCGCTTTCCTGGCTTCGCCGCAAGCCGCTTATATCACCGGCAATACGCTGCATGTGAATGGCGGCATGTATATGGCGTAAATCCGCCTTTAAACACAGTTGCCGCTTTGAAAATGGCGGCAATTGGGCGAACTTGGGCTTGAAAAGGCCCATGTTTGCGAAAAAAGCTGAAAATGGTTTTTCCCTGCGCAAACCTGCTAAAATGCGCGCACTTTCTGTAACATAACTGGAGCATAAACATGTCCGATATCGAACAACGCGTGAAGAAGATCGTCGCTGAACAACTGGGCGTCGCTGAAGTAGACATCAAGAATGATTCTTCCTTCGTCGAT includes:
- a CDS encoding SAM-dependent methyltransferase; this translates as MPGILYLIPHSLGLPAQDPAQQLDWIIPQQVQALTARLPYFVAENAKTTRAHLKLLSQQHPLARPLQEIRIAELNVQTEAAQLPQLLQPILDGQDGGLISEAGVPAVADPGSALVRLAHQKGVTVRPLVGPSSLLMAVMASGMNGQSFAFHGYLPQDAAQRAKRMRELELRSRQEKQTQLFIETPYRNEALFKAFLQNCQPGTLLCCAVHLSLPDETVSTHTIAQWKKMALPDFQKKPCVFLMLAA
- a CDS encoding Maf family nucleotide pyrophosphatase, whose translation is MSNPSSLPRLVLASGSAYRAELLRRLRLPFVAQAPDIDESALPGEAPEQTALRLAQAKAQHLAAQFPDSLIIGSDQVATLHGQRLSKPGAHAAALAQLQFMRGQTVQFHTALCLLDTRCAPAHVQAENITVTVRMRNLPDAELDAYLHLEQPYDCAGSAKNEGLGIALIEEIDNRDPSALTGLPLIALCSMLRARGMPFFGLDV
- a CDS encoding YceD family protein → MDDLIFDPYAFARQHLRREGSFKLRELTRLAAESVPHTDLERSLQWSLQGGVDKEHDLPLISMQVSGQLELQCQRCLKPFLWTLDSSSTLVLARDEAHADELEEMLDDDSLDVLALEQQTPIMQLIEDEALLALPLSARHEVCPDGNPLDQLDDAKESPFAALQKLKQH
- the rpmF gene encoding 50S ribosomal protein L32, with the translated sequence MAVQQNKKSPSKRGMHRSHDFLVATQTAIEPTTGEVHLRHHISPNGYYRGRKVLKTKNDE
- the plsX gene encoding phosphate acyltransferase PlsX; this encodes MTIKISIDCMGGDHGPCVTVPAALAFANAEPDAELILVGKQDAIEAELIKLKAQSHPRLSILPASEVVEMDDTLEVALRRKKDSSMRVAITQVKNEQAHACVSAGNTGALMAIARYVLKTLSGVDRPAICSVLPNQKDGPTYMLDLGANVDCEPHHLHQFAIMGTVLVRAMENVAQPAIGLLNVGAEDIKGNDLVKQTARLLQADHEKGLLNFYGNVEGNDIFAGTTDIVVCDGFVGNVTLKASEGLARLVKSVLTAEFKRTWLNMLGALIARSALAAISRRLNPSRYNGACLLGLRGLVFKSHGSADAYSFEWAIRRAYEAAKYNLLSHISSSIAELIPQPAANSPPADIIA
- a CDS encoding beta-ketoacyl-ACP synthase III — translated: MARYSKILGTGSYLPDRRVTNQDLAAQLAAKGIETSDEWIVSRSGISARHYAAPGQLASDLALQAAQRALAMAALSADQVDLIIFATSTPDFLGGFPSTACVLQQKLGIRNHCGAFDVQAVCSGFIYALTVADSMIRSGVHKNVLVVGAEVFSRILNFDDRTTCVLFGDGAGAILLGASEQPGLLSCRVHADGQHTDILCVPGQVSGGALEGSAFLHMDGQAVFKLAVTVLEQVAHEVLQAADMQAAQVDWLIPHQANIRIMKGTAKKLGLPLDRMVAMVAQHGNTSAASIPLALDCAVRDGRIQRGQHVLMEGVGGGFTWGAALARF
- the fabD gene encoding ACP S-malonyltransferase → MKNFAFVFPGQGSQAVGMLNGFADNQAVAQTVAQASDILRQDLAQLIAQGPKEELDITTNTQPLMLTAGVAFFRAWQAAGGALPNVVAGHSLGEYAALVAAGVLQFEDALPLVRYRAGVMQEAVPLGAGGMAVVLGLSDEAVQQACAAAQQACPGQVVEAVNFNAPAQVVIAGHNEALDAACAKAKELGAKRAMRLPVSAPFHSSLLQPASQKLQAYMQDISFSAPQIPLINNVDVCVEFDPAAIRAALVRQAASPVRWVETLQAMDAMGVTHVIECGPGKVLHGLNKRIVPEIVSDALLDADSMARIAALLAD
- the fabG gene encoding 3-oxoacyl-ACP reductase FabG — protein: MNLQNEVALVTGASRGIGRAIAQELARQGARVVGTATSESGAEAISAALREVRPDAGFGMVLNVTDAAACEAVVARVQKEFGSLSVLVNNAGITADQLAARMKDDEWERVIATNLSAVGRMSRLVLRGMMRAKHGRIINITSVVASSGNPGQINYCAAKAGVEGMSRSLAQEIGSRNITVNCIAPGFIDTDMTRALTEEQIAALLQKIPLARFGQPEDIAAACAFLASPQAAYITGNTLHVNGGMYMA